Genomic DNA from Novipirellula galeiformis:
GAGTTTATTGGGGCATAGCTACTATGGTGACAACGAATCGATGCTGCGTGATCTCTACGAACTGGTTCGCTCGCGATTGCCCGCACCGCAGCGCAACATGTTGATCGCACGGCAAGCAGGCGAGATGATCTATTGGCAGCTCGCCCAGCGAGAAACCACCCCGCTGCGATAGACCGACGCTGTGGGGAGGGAGACAGGGAGACAAGGAGACAAGGAGAGAGGGAGAGAGGGAGAGAGGGAGACAGCTGTGACATCCTCCCTCTGGGAGGGTCGGTCGCAGGAGGCGGCCGGGGAGGGCTGGTGGCCCTGAGCTTGCATGTTCCTATTTCGGGGACACGACGTCATTTCGAACACTCCGAGGCCCCGCCCACAGCCGCCTACCGCCACAAAAAGCACCCAAGGCCCCGCGTCTGCGGAACCTTGGGTTCTTTGTATTTAACAAGCCATTTTCAACGAGCAAACGCTTCCGCCTTACGCGTTCTTAGGTTGCTTACGCAATTGGATCCATTCGCTGTGGAACGTGCCGTCCATGTCGGTTCGTTTGTAGGTGTGAGCACCGAAGTAATCACGTTGAGCCTGCAGCATGTTGGCGGGCAAGCGTGCCATGCGGTAGCCATCGTAATAGCACAACGCGGTGCTGAACGCTGGCACTGGGATACCCAGGATCGAAGCGGCCGCAACCACAGCACGCCACTTCTCTTGTGCGTTTTCAACGGCATTCTCGAAGAATGGGTGCAGCAGCAAGTTTTCGAGGTTCGGGTCCTCGTCGAATGCTTCCTTGATGCGATCCAAGAAGACCGCACGGATGATGCAACCACCACGCCATAGCAGGGCGCAGTCGCCGTAGTTGAGGTCCCACTTGTGCTCCGCCGATGCCGCTTGAAGCTGGACGAAGCCTTGAGCGTAGCTGACGATTTTGGAGGCGTACAAGGCTTGACGGACCGCTTCGACAAACGCTTCGCGATCGCCGACCATCTTCATCGCGGCTGCCCGCATTTCTGCGTTGGATGCTTCCGAAGGACCATTGAGTTTTTCACTGGCACGCACGCGAGCTTCTTTTTGAGCCGACAAACCGCGTGCGAACACAGCCGTGGTCACCAACGTGCTCGGCACGCCAAGATCCAAGGCCAATTGGCTCATCCATTTTCCGGTGCCCTTGGCACCGGCGACATCCAAAATCTTGTCGACCAAGTAGCCATCGCCACCTTGGTCATCTTTGACGCTGAAAATGTCACGACTGATTTCGATCAAGTAGCTCGCCAAGTCGCCATCGTTCCAC
This window encodes:
- the gnd gene encoding decarboxylating NADP(+)-dependent phosphogluconate dehydrogenase, giving the protein MSGDCDFGLIGLAVMGENLALNVESRGYKVAVFNRTTEKVDNLINGRAKGKNFVGTHSIEEFVKSVKRPRKLMLLVQAGPAVDAIIDQLIPLCEPGDIIIDGGNTHYADTERRTKKVEDAGLLFCGCGVSGGEEGALLGPSMMPGGSAGAWPEVKEMFQAISAKVGPNNDIPCCEWVGPRGAGHYVKMVHNGIEYGDMQLICEAYQLLREVGGLSNDELYDVFDKWNDGDLASYLIEISRDIFSVKDDQGGDGYLVDKILDVAGAKGTGKWMSQLALDLGVPSTLVTTAVFARGLSAQKEARVRASEKLNGPSEASNAEMRAAAMKMVGDREAFVEAVRQALYASKIVSYAQGFVQLQAASAEHKWDLNYGDCALLWRGGCIIRAVFLDRIKEAFDEDPNLENLLLHPFFENAVENAQEKWRAVVAAASILGIPVPAFSTALCYYDGYRMARLPANMLQAQRDYFGAHTYKRTDMDGTFHSEWIQLRKQPKNA